Proteins from a genomic interval of Pantoea deleyi:
- a CDS encoding type II toxin-antitoxin system HicB family antitoxin, with translation MNNTLKIDGHLAVITFDPEIEMFRGEFVGLNGGADFYAYSVEELKKEGSISLAVFLEECRKDDIEPYKTFSGKVTTRLTPERHQALAVTAQAHGVSINELLNEGVDLVIEKHS, from the coding sequence ATGAATAATACACTTAAAATCGACGGCCATCTGGCCGTCATCACCTTTGACCCTGAGATCGAAATGTTTCGTGGGGAGTTTGTCGGCCTGAACGGCGGAGCTGATTTCTACGCTTATAGCGTCGAAGAGTTGAAAAAAGAGGGTTCAATATCACTGGCGGTTTTTCTCGAGGAATGCCGCAAGGATGATATCGAACCTTATAAGACATTCAGCGGCAAGGTGACTACCCGCCTGACGCCAGAACGTCATCAGGCGCTGGCTGTAACTGCTCAGGCGCACGGTGTTTCTATCAATGAGCTGCTCAACGAAGGCGTTGATTTGGTCATTGAAAAGCACTCGTAG
- a CDS encoding type II toxin-antitoxin system HicA family toxin, which yields MNKRHQKTLSDVFARPVSGSIKWSDIESLFIALGAEVHEREGSRIAVLLKGQKKIFHRPHPRPTTDKGAVNSIRLWLDSLGIRP from the coding sequence ATGAACAAACGACACCAGAAAACGCTGTCAGATGTGTTCGCCCGGCCGGTTAGCGGTTCAATAAAGTGGAGTGATATTGAATCTCTTTTTATCGCTCTCGGTGCGGAGGTTCACGAAAGGGAAGGTTCAAGGATTGCGGTACTGCTGAAAGGGCAAAAGAAAATATTTCACAGGCCGCACCCCAGACCGACAACTGACAAGGGGGCGGTTAACTCCATCCGGTTATGGCTCGATAGTTTAGGAATCAGACCATGA
- a CDS encoding phage portal protein, with protein sequence MSKRRGRKAHTATAQPVQATAPQQHAEAFTFGDPTPVMDKRDILDYAECIGNGRWFEPPVSFSGLAKSLRSAVHHSSPIYVKRNILASTFIPHPMMSQQEFSKFALDYLVFGNAFAELRRNGLGKPLRLETTPAKFTRRGVKDGVYWFVNDWKEPHEFSAGSVFHLLEPDINQELYGLPEYLSALNSAWLNEAATLFRRKYYQNGAHAGYILYMTDAAQSSSDVDRMRQAMRDTKGLGNFRNLFMYAPNGKPDGIKILPLSEVATKDDFFNIKKASRDDLLSAHRVPPQMMGIIPDNTGGFGDAVKAAQVFVRNELTPLQERMKEINMWLGEDIISFKPYVLESNG encoded by the coding sequence ATGAGCAAACGCAGAGGCCGCAAGGCTCACACCGCCACCGCGCAGCCGGTACAGGCAACCGCACCGCAGCAGCACGCCGAGGCGTTTACCTTTGGCGACCCCACGCCGGTTATGGATAAGCGCGACATTCTGGATTATGCAGAGTGCATCGGTAACGGGCGCTGGTTTGAGCCGCCGGTCAGTTTTAGCGGGCTGGCTAAAAGCCTGCGCTCGGCCGTGCATCACAGCTCGCCGATTTACGTAAAGCGCAACATTCTGGCATCAACGTTTATTCCGCACCCGATGATGAGTCAGCAGGAGTTCAGCAAGTTTGCGCTTGATTATCTGGTGTTCGGCAACGCCTTTGCCGAGCTGCGCCGCAATGGCCTGGGTAAGCCGCTGCGCCTTGAAACCACCCCGGCCAAATTTACCCGCAGAGGCGTGAAGGACGGCGTTTACTGGTTTGTGAATGACTGGAAAGAGCCGCACGAATTTTCGGCCGGCAGCGTGTTTCACCTGCTGGAGCCGGATATTAATCAGGAGCTCTACGGCCTGCCGGAATACCTCAGCGCGCTTAACTCCGCCTGGCTGAATGAGGCGGCAACGCTGTTCCGCCGCAAGTATTACCAGAACGGCGCGCACGCCGGTTACATCCTGTATATGACCGACGCGGCGCAGAGCAGCAGCGACGTTGACCGGATGCGCCAGGCGATGCGCGACACGAAAGGGCTGGGTAACTTCCGCAACCTGTTTATGTACGCGCCAAACGGAAAGCCGGACGGGATCAAGATTCTGCCGCTCAGCGAGGTGGCAACGAAAGACGATTTCTTTAACATCAAGAAGGCCAGCCGCGACGACCTGTTAAGCGCGCACCGCGTGCCGCCGCAGATGATGGGGATTATCCCGGATAACACCGGCGGATTTGGTGATGCAGTGAAGGCGGCGCAGGTCTTTGTAAGAAACGAACTGACACCGCTTCAGGAACGTATGAAAGAGATTAATATGTGGCTTGGTGAAGATATAATTTCTTTTAAACCTTATGTACTTGAAAGTAATGGGTAA
- a CDS encoding replication endonuclease, producing the protein MQEYAYLWNAPREAIASPYPTYEEMHSRSQMIAALVRAQELLEKQPTLIQLDVKRRVSELEKTQGIDRANAYLTKTFVERTLPRVETVNTQYRLAEMSSSTFNLLAGNAAKQAGAASAGGQLWELMRRFNRLPDMARSDVDLLAGDVANFILAELVQAHEQASDESDYKYTHRVYMTAATITRELSQTPPLWDKVTSRLFDPEEVTPAIMRMHTEKWWKGRLRRVAASWREHLQIALANVSKKHTPYASSMTVSEWREQKRRTREFLKGMELEDEEGNRISLIEKYDGSVANPAIRRCELMTRIRGFENICNEMGFIGEFYTLTVPARYHATIKTGHRNRKWNGASPADTQRYLCSVWQKIRAKLHREEIRIFGIRVAEPHHDATPHWHMLMFMRPEQAERVREIMRDYAWQEDSSELTTDKARKARFHAEAIDSEKGSATGYVAKYISKNIDGYALDGETDDESGKDLKETASAVSAWAARWHIRQFQFVGGAPVTVYRELRRMADSETAHGLSVEFAAAHDAADAGDWAGYVNAQGGPFVRRDDLAVRTWYQASEDMNEYGEETVRIKGVYATEVGDDTPILTRLMQWKIVPKRAVDLGFEFKDASASSRSSVNNCTGGLRSEDSNPTESYEKIDLDGMSRKERRRLLSRIRSEKPEKRHLRLRRSDKVEAACEKLISQVRDLSGETISRGLAVRLIGGTQTKIGGHFFRSLPNGELARPILEQKSVSVLERFNRLAEKHRTKSEK; encoded by the coding sequence ATTCAGGAATACGCTTACCTGTGGAATGCTCCACGGGAAGCCATCGCCAGCCCATACCCTACCTATGAGGAAATGCATAGCCGCAGTCAGATGATTGCGGCTTTAGTGCGTGCGCAAGAGTTACTTGAAAAGCAGCCGACACTTATCCAGCTCGACGTTAAACGCCGCGTCAGTGAGCTGGAAAAAACACAGGGTATTGATCGTGCCAATGCGTACTTAACGAAAACCTTCGTTGAGCGCACATTGCCACGCGTCGAAACCGTTAACACTCAATATCGCCTCGCTGAAATGAGCAGCAGCACGTTTAACCTGCTGGCAGGCAATGCCGCAAAACAGGCAGGTGCGGCCAGTGCTGGCGGTCAGCTATGGGAGCTGATGCGCCGCTTTAACCGCCTGCCTGATATGGCTCGCTCCGACGTTGATTTGCTTGCCGGGGATGTGGCTAATTTCATTCTCGCCGAGCTGGTACAGGCACACGAGCAGGCCAGCGATGAGTCAGATTATAAATACACGCACCGCGTTTACATGACCGCCGCCACCATCACCCGTGAGCTGAGCCAGACGCCGCCATTATGGGACAAAGTCACGTCACGACTGTTTGACCCGGAGGAAGTTACCCCGGCGATCATGCGTATGCATACGGAAAAATGGTGGAAGGGCCGACTGCGCCGCGTGGCTGCATCATGGCGTGAACATCTTCAGATTGCCCTGGCTAACGTCAGCAAAAAGCATACTCCCTACGCCAGCAGCATGACCGTTTCAGAGTGGCGCGAGCAGAAGCGCCGCACCCGTGAATTTTTGAAGGGGATGGAGCTGGAAGACGAGGAAGGCAACCGCATCAGCCTGATCGAAAAGTACGACGGCAGTGTAGCCAATCCAGCGATCCGTCGCTGCGAGCTGATGACCCGCATTCGCGGATTTGAAAACATCTGCAACGAAATGGGTTTTATCGGCGAGTTCTATACGCTGACCGTCCCCGCGCGCTATCACGCCACAATTAAAACCGGGCATCGGAATCGCAAATGGAACGGTGCCAGCCCGGCTGATACGCAGCGTTATCTATGCAGCGTCTGGCAGAAAATCCGCGCCAAGTTACACCGCGAAGAAATCCGCATTTTCGGGATCCGCGTTGCTGAGCCTCATCATGATGCGACCCCACATTGGCACATGCTCATGTTCATGCGCCCTGAACAGGCTGAGCGCGTGCGAGAAATTATGCGCGATTACGCCTGGCAGGAAGATAGCAGCGAGCTGACGACAGACAAGGCCCGTAAGGCACGTTTTCACGCCGAGGCTATCGATTCAGAGAAGGGCAGCGCAACAGGTTACGTTGCTAAATACATTTCCAAAAATATCGACGGTTATGCGCTGGACGGTGAGACAGACGACGAAAGCGGCAAAGACCTTAAGGAAACCGCCTCGGCAGTTTCTGCCTGGGCGGCACGCTGGCACATCCGCCAATTTCAGTTTGTGGGCGGTGCGCCGGTCACGGTTTACCGCGAGCTGCGCCGCATGGCAGACAGCGAAACCGCGCACGGCCTGAGCGTTGAGTTTGCTGCCGCGCATGACGCGGCCGACGCAGGAGACTGGGCCGGATACGTTAACGCCCAGGGCGGGCCGTTCGTGCGCCGTGACGATCTGGCTGTGCGCACCTGGTATCAGGCAAGCGAAGATATGAATGAGTACGGCGAGGAAACCGTGCGCATCAAGGGCGTTTACGCAACTGAAGTTGGCGACGATACGCCAATTTTAACCCGTCTGATGCAATGGAAGATTGTCCCGAAACGTGCCGTTGATTTGGGTTTTGAATTTAAGGACGCGTCTGCGTCCTCTCGGAGTTCTGTCAATAACTGTACGGGAGGTTTGAGATCTGAGGATTCGAACCCGACGGAAAGTTACGAAAAAATCGACCTGGACGGCATGAGCAGGAAGGAACGGCGGCGGCTTTTAAGTCGGATAAGATCGGAAAAACCAGAAAAGCGGCATCTGAGGCTGAGGCGGTCGGACAAAGTCGAAGCTGCGTGTGAAAAACTAATAAGCCAGGTGAGAGATTTAAGCGGTGAAACCATCAGCCGCGGGCTGGCCGTGCGTCTGATCGGTGGCACGCAGACTAAAATCGGCGGTCATTTTTTCCGCAGCCTGCCTAATGGTGAACTGGCCCGCCCAATACTGGAGCAGAAGAGTGTTTCCGTATTAGAACGATTTAATCGTTTAGCAGAAAAACACCGTACAAAAAGCGAAAAATGA